A single genomic interval of Bacillus sp. (in: firmicutes) harbors:
- a CDS encoding transposase, whose product MNEIFVKSLYESIIKENIQLYKNLFETTNVTSKTDDYWKQAISFYDSLTDENKDTLIRIIEQTMIDTISNMLGVIDGSSTLIDCPLVPKLLLDSNDTEGELQDLFLEFIEERDSNS is encoded by the coding sequence ATGAATGAGATTTTTGTTAAATCACTTTACGAATCTATTATCAAAGAGAACATTCAGCTATACAAAAACTTGTTTGAAACAACGAATGTTACTTCTAAAACTGACGATTATTGGAAACAAGCTATTAGTTTTTACGATAGTTTAACTGATGAAAATAAAGACACTTTAATAAGAATAATTGAACAAACCATGATTGATACTATTTCAAACATGCTAGGTGTAATTGATGGAAGCTCAACTTTAATAGATTGTCCGTTAGTACCAAAATTACTGCTTGATTCTAACGATACAGAAGGGGAACTACAAGATTTGTTTTTAGAATTTATAGAAGAAAGAGATAGTAACAGTTAA